The Desulfobacteraceae bacterium genome has a window encoding:
- a CDS encoding AMP-binding protein, which produces MQPDTFKPAAEISADALLEIIRQLAAELSAQPDSLPAVTLDVSLERDLGLGSLARMELLARVERHFGLTFPAQAFTEADTPRDLLRALRAAQPIAAHDLALEPAVPGPREEAEAPRHARTLIEALQWHVDTHPERAHIRLWAHDSAGTQTLTYRDLYAGAAAVAGGLQRLGLRCGQPVAIMLPTGTDYFFTFFGVLLAGGIPVPVYPPVRKSQLVEHLKRHQAILQNCGAPILVTIPEARGLARLLKSRATALIHLISAADLRAQSPSFQLPLVKAADTAFLQYTSGSTGNPKGVILSHANLLANIRSMGCAIAASSEDVVVSWLPLYHDMGLIGAWLSPLYYGALLISMSPMDFLARPGRWLRAIQRFGGTLSAAPNFGYEICLKRLADEDLTELDLSTWRCAFNGAEPVSQATLERFYERFKDYGLRREALMPVYGLAESTVGLAFPPIGRAWRVDRVDRATLMSSGLAREVAADAPQPLQFVSCGRPLAGHEVRIVDPGGRELPERRQGRLQFRGPSACSGYYRNPRQTQRLFQGDWLESGDLAYLADGEIFITGRTKDIIICGGRNIYPEELEEAVGNLAGVRKGNVAVFGTPDPRTGTERLVVMAETRESGAGVLARLRGEIQSVALDLVGSPPDEIALVPPGSVLKTSSGKIRRTASRERFEKGRIGVAPPPLAWQLFRLWLSGGAAMAGRVLGRSAALAYGVYVWGLFLLLLPPLGLLAAVLPRLSWRWAAMRRGARLLFRAAGMPITVKGLTRLPAGAAHVVAANHASYLDGLVIAAALPEVSCFVAKVELTAVPGLHFMLRRLGTHFVERFDAAQGIEDARRIQTLLRPGQRLVYFPEGTFTRVSGLRPFEMGAFVAAAETGVPLVPVAIRGTRFALHPDTLIPRRGALEVHIGAPVEAPAAASEDQAAWQRALGLRRQARDFILARCGEPDLAAAEPTPRRPRG; this is translated from the coding sequence ATGCAGCCCGACACTTTCAAGCCGGCAGCCGAGATTTCCGCCGATGCCCTGCTGGAGATCATCCGGCAGCTGGCCGCCGAGCTGAGCGCCCAGCCAGATTCCCTGCCGGCGGTGACGCTGGACGTCTCCCTGGAGCGCGATCTGGGGCTGGGCAGTCTCGCCCGGATGGAGCTGCTGGCGCGGGTGGAGCGCCATTTCGGCCTCACCTTCCCCGCCCAGGCCTTCACCGAGGCCGACACCCCGCGGGACCTGCTGCGCGCACTGAGGGCAGCCCAGCCCATCGCGGCGCACGATCTTGCACTGGAGCCCGCGGTTCCCGGACCCCGGGAGGAAGCGGAGGCGCCCCGACACGCCCGCACCCTGATCGAGGCGCTCCAGTGGCACGTGGACACCCATCCCGAGCGGGCCCACATCCGGCTTTGGGCCCACGATTCGGCTGGCACTCAAACCCTGACCTACAGGGACCTCTACGCCGGCGCGGCGGCCGTTGCCGGCGGCCTGCAGCGCTTGGGGCTGCGCTGCGGCCAGCCGGTGGCCATCATGCTGCCCACCGGCACGGACTATTTCTTCACCTTTTTCGGCGTCCTGCTGGCCGGCGGCATTCCGGTGCCGGTCTATCCGCCGGTACGCAAAAGCCAGCTGGTGGAGCACCTCAAGCGGCACCAGGCCATCCTGCAAAACTGCGGCGCCCCCATTTTGGTCACAATCCCCGAGGCCCGGGGGCTGGCCCGCCTGCTGAAAAGCCGGGCGACAGCCCTCATCCATCTGATCTCCGCCGCCGACCTTCGCGCCCAGTCACCGTCTTTCCAGCTGCCGCTGGTCAAGGCCGCGGACACCGCCTTTTTGCAGTACACCTCCGGCAGCACCGGCAACCCCAAGGGGGTCATCCTGTCCCACGCCAACCTGCTGGCCAACATCCGCAGCATGGGGTGCGCCATCGCGGCGAGCTCCGAGGATGTCGTCGTCAGCTGGCTGCCCCTCTACCACGACATGGGTCTGATCGGCGCCTGGCTGAGCCCTCTCTACTACGGCGCCCTGTTGATATCCATGTCGCCCATGGATTTCCTGGCGCGGCCTGGCCGCTGGCTGCGCGCGATTCAGCGCTTTGGCGGGACCCTTTCGGCGGCCCCCAATTTCGGCTATGAAATCTGCCTGAAACGGCTGGCCGACGAGGATCTCACCGAGTTGGATCTCAGCACCTGGCGCTGCGCCTTCAACGGCGCCGAGCCGGTCAGCCAAGCAACCCTGGAGCGGTTTTACGAGCGTTTCAAGGATTACGGCCTGCGCCGCGAGGCCCTGATGCCGGTTTACGGCCTGGCGGAATCCACGGTGGGGCTGGCCTTTCCGCCCATAGGGCGCGCCTGGCGGGTGGACCGCGTGGACCGCGCCACCCTGATGAGTTCCGGGCTGGCCCGGGAGGTGGCGGCCGACGCGCCCCAGCCGCTGCAGTTTGTGAGCTGCGGCCGGCCGCTGGCCGGTCACGAGGTTCGGATCGTGGACCCCGGCGGGCGCGAGCTGCCCGAACGCCGCCAGGGGCGGCTGCAGTTCCGCGGCCCGTCGGCCTGCAGCGGCTACTACCGCAACCCCCGCCAGACCCAGCGGCTTTTCCAGGGCGACTGGCTGGAATCCGGTGATCTGGCCTACCTGGCGGACGGCGAAATCTTCATCACCGGGCGCACCAAGGACATCATCATCTGCGGCGGGCGCAATATCTATCCGGAGGAACTGGAGGAGGCGGTGGGCAACCTGGCCGGGGTGCGCAAGGGCAACGTGGCGGTTTTTGGCACCCCCGACCCCCGGACGGGTACCGAGCGCCTGGTGGTCATGGCTGAAACCCGTGAAAGCGGGGCCGGTGTGCTGGCGCGCCTGCGGGGGGAAATCCAATCGGTCGCTCTGGATCTGGTGGGCAGCCCGCCGGATGAGATCGCCCTGGTGCCGCCGGGAAGCGTGTTGAAGACCTCCAGCGGCAAGATCCGGCGCACCGCCAGCCGGGAGCGCTTCGAAAAGGGCCGCATCGGGGTCGCGCCGCCGCCCCTGGCCTGGCAACTCTTTCGCCTGTGGCTGTCGGGGGGGGCTGCGATGGCCGGCCGGGTGCTGGGGCGATCCGCCGCCCTGGCTTACGGGGTTTACGTCTGGGGCCTGTTTCTCCTGCTCCTGCCGCCGCTGGGGCTGCTGGCAGCCGTGCTGCCGAGGCTGAGCTGGCGCTGGGCGGCCATGCGCCGGGGAGCCCGGCTGCTTTTCCGGGCGGCCGGGATGCCGATTACCGTCAAGGGGCTGACGCGCCTGCCGGCAGGCGCGGCCCACGTGGTGGCAGCCAACCACGCCAGCTATCTGGATGGGTTGGTGATTGCGGCAGCGCTCCCCGAGGTGTCCTGTTTCGTGGCCAAGGTGGAGTTGACCGCCGTGCCCGGCCTGCATTTCATGCTGCGCCGGCTGGGGACCCATTTCGTGGAACGCTTCGACGCGGCCCAGGGCATCGAAGACGCCCGGCGCATCCAGACCCTGCTGCGCCCTGGGCAGCGCCTGGTCTATTTCCCGGAAGGGACCTTCACCCGGGTTTCGGGTCTCAGGCCCTTTGAAATGGGGGCGTTTGTTGCCGCGGCCGAAACCGGCGTGCCGCTCGTACCGGTGGCCATCCGCGGCACGCGCTTCGCGCTGCACCCCGATACGCTCATACCGCGCCGCGGCGCCCTGGAAGTGCACATCGGCGCGCCAGTAGAAGCGCCGGCAGCGGCCAGCGAGGACCAGGCCGCCTGGCAGCGGGCGCTGGGGCTGCGCCGCCAGGCCCGGGACTTCATCCTGGCACGCTGCGGCGAACCCGACCTGGCCGCAGCAGAACCTACGCCGCGCAGGCCCCGCGGTTAA
- a CDS encoding SDR family NAD(P)-dependent oxidoreductase, translating to MLEIKDSVAVITGGGGGIGLALARHWVQNGGKVVIADVAEKFLTAAEAELKALGGAVATVVCNVTQEEDCARLADTAIEKFGQINLVAPFAGIIKDGLMVSPDRETGQVTRKMSLADFQAVIDINLTGVFLTVRECTERMINHKCRGLICLISSTGSLGTAGQINYASSKAAMSVMPKVLTAEFFRRGLADRIRCVAVAPGYVGTPMVKNMNQKALDAILSQVPIGRLIEPEEVALLVGDLYRNEALAGDVFFIHGGLRLGSKG from the coding sequence ATGTTGGAGATCAAGGATTCGGTTGCCGTCATTACCGGCGGCGGCGGTGGCATCGGCCTGGCGCTGGCCCGCCACTGGGTGCAAAACGGAGGCAAGGTGGTGATCGCGGATGTCGCCGAAAAGTTTCTGACCGCAGCCGAGGCCGAGCTCAAAGCCCTGGGCGGCGCGGTGGCCACAGTAGTCTGCAACGTCACCCAGGAGGAGGACTGTGCGCGCCTGGCGGACACGGCCATCGAAAAATTCGGCCAAATCAACCTGGTGGCGCCCTTTGCCGGCATCATCAAGGACGGTTTGATGGTCTCGCCGGACCGCGAAACCGGGCAAGTGACCCGCAAAATGTCCCTGGCCGACTTTCAGGCCGTGATCGACATCAACCTCACCGGCGTTTTTCTCACCGTGCGCGAATGCACCGAGCGTATGATCAACCACAAGTGCAGGGGCCTGATCTGCCTGATCTCCTCCACCGGCTCGCTGGGAACCGCAGGCCAGATCAACTACGCTTCTTCCAAGGCGGCCATGTCGGTGATGCCCAAGGTGCTCACCGCGGAGTTCTTCCGGCGCGGCCTGGCCGACAGGATCCGCTGCGTGGCCGTGGCCCCCGGCTACGTGGGCACCCCCATGGTCAAGAACATGAACCAGAAGGCCCTGGACGCCATCCTGTCCCAGGTGCCCATCGGCCGGCTGATCGAACCCGAAGAGGTCGCCCTCCTGGTGGGCGATCTCTACCGCAATGAGGCCCTGGCCGGGGACGTCTTCTTCATTCACGGCGGCCTGCGGCTGGGCTCCAAGGGGTGA
- the aguB gene encoding N-carbamoylputrescine amidase, whose translation MRKLTVAATQMACTSDRMANIAAAEERVREAAARGAGVVLLQELFETPYFCQAEKAVFFDLASEVERNPAVLHFSRIARELEIVLPISFFERRNQAHYNSVAVIDADGSLLGVYRKTHIPDGPGYEEKFYFTPGDTGFRVWRTRYAAIGVGICWDQWFPEAARAMALMGAELLFYPTAIGSEPTDPAHDSKPHWQICMQGHAAANMLPLVSANRIGTESIEGSEITFYGSSFITNHRGEIVAEADGCSPAVLVQTFDLDAIAAARRGWGLFRDRRPETYGILMTSDGQL comes from the coding sequence ATGCGCAAGCTGACAGTTGCGGCAACCCAGATGGCCTGCACTTCGGATCGCATGGCCAATATCGCCGCCGCCGAAGAGCGGGTCAGAGAGGCCGCCGCCCGGGGGGCCGGCGTCGTTCTCCTGCAGGAGCTCTTTGAAACCCCGTACTTCTGCCAGGCCGAAAAAGCGGTTTTCTTCGACCTGGCCAGCGAGGTGGAGCGCAACCCGGCCGTGCTGCATTTTTCCAGGATCGCCCGGGAGCTTGAAATCGTCCTGCCCATCAGCTTCTTCGAACGCCGCAACCAGGCCCACTACAATTCCGTGGCGGTCATCGACGCCGACGGGTCGCTGTTGGGGGTCTACCGCAAAACCCACATTCCCGACGGCCCGGGCTACGAGGAAAAATTCTATTTCACCCCCGGCGACACCGGCTTCCGGGTCTGGCGCACACGCTACGCCGCCATCGGCGTGGGGATCTGCTGGGACCAGTGGTTTCCGGAGGCCGCCCGCGCCATGGCCCTGATGGGCGCCGAGCTTCTGTTCTACCCCACCGCCATCGGCTCGGAGCCGACCGACCCCGCCCACGATTCCAAGCCCCACTGGCAGATCTGCATGCAGGGCCACGCGGCGGCCAACATGCTGCCGTTGGTGTCCGCCAACCGCATCGGAACGGAAAGCATCGAGGGCTCCGAAATCACCTTTTACGGGTCGTCGTTTATCACCAACCACCGGGGCGAGATCGTGGCCGAGGCCGACGGCTGCAGCCCGGCGGTCCTGGTACAGACCTTCGATCTCGACGCCATCGCGGCCGCCCGCCGCGGCTGGGGGCTTTTCAGGGACCGCCGGCCGGAAACCTACGGCATCCTGATGACCAGCGACGGCCAGCTATGA
- the aguA gene encoding agmatine deiminase, with product MSQTLTTLPRPDGYRMPAEYEPHRGCWMLWPFRLDTWRAGALPAQEHFAAVAAAIAQFEPVTVGAAAGQYENARRMLPPHIRVVEMSSNDAWMRDTGPTFVVDDRGGVRGVDWRFNAYGGLNGGLYFPWDQDDLVARKVLETEGLDRYRAPLVLEGGAIHVDGQGTLMTTAECLLNPNRNPELSREAIENHLKTYLNVQRIIWLGKGVYQDETSGHVDNLCCFVRPAEVLLTWTNDASDPQYEISRQALEVLSAASDARGRRLTVHRIHQPGPLFWTAEESRYLAASKTGYGRRTGDRLAASYVNFYLANGGVVLPLFDDPHDRAALGTLTRLFPDRRVVGVPAREILLGGGNIHCITQQQPLGYRAPGAGERPRAPKGGKQCAS from the coding sequence ATGTCGCAAACCCTCACCACCCTCCCCCGCCCGGACGGCTACCGAATGCCGGCGGAATACGAGCCCCACCGCGGCTGCTGGATGCTCTGGCCCTTTCGCCTGGACACCTGGCGCGCCGGGGCCCTGCCCGCCCAGGAACACTTCGCGGCGGTGGCTGCGGCCATCGCCCAGTTCGAACCGGTGACGGTGGGCGCAGCCGCCGGGCAGTATGAAAACGCCCGCCGGATGCTGCCACCCCACATCCGGGTGGTGGAGATGTCATCCAACGACGCCTGGATGCGCGACACCGGGCCCACCTTCGTGGTGGACGACCGCGGCGGCGTCAGAGGCGTCGACTGGCGTTTCAATGCCTACGGCGGCTTAAACGGCGGCCTCTATTTCCCCTGGGACCAGGACGACCTGGTGGCGCGCAAGGTGCTGGAAACCGAGGGCCTGGACCGCTACCGGGCCCCGCTCGTGCTGGAGGGCGGAGCGATCCATGTGGACGGCCAGGGCACCCTGATGACCACCGCGGAGTGCCTGCTCAATCCCAACCGCAACCCGGAACTCTCGCGGGAGGCGATCGAAAACCATCTCAAGACCTATCTGAACGTCCAGCGCATCATCTGGCTGGGAAAAGGCGTTTACCAGGACGAAACCAGCGGCCACGTGGACAACCTGTGCTGTTTCGTCCGCCCGGCGGAGGTCCTGCTGACCTGGACCAACGATGCCTCAGATCCGCAGTACGAGATATCCCGCCAGGCGCTGGAAGTGCTTTCGGCCGCCAGCGATGCCCGGGGCCGGCGGTTGACCGTTCACCGGATTCACCAGCCCGGGCCGCTCTTCTGGACGGCGGAGGAGAGCCGCTACCTGGCGGCGAGCAAAACGGGCTACGGCCGCCGGACGGGGGACCGCCTGGCGGCGTCGTACGTGAATTTCTACCTCGCCAACGGCGGGGTGGTCCTGCCGCTCTTCGACGACCCCCACGACCGCGCGGCGCTGGGGACCCTCACGCGGCTTTTCCCCGATCGGCGGGTGGTGGGGGTCCCGGCCCGGGAAATCCTGCTGGGCGGGGGCAACATCCATTGCATCACCCAGCAGCAGCCCCTGGGATACCGGGCGCCGGGTGCCGGCGAGAGGCCGCGCGCCCCCAAAGGAGGCAAGCAATGCGCAAGCTGA